One Peromyscus leucopus breed LL Stock chromosome 4, UCI_PerLeu_2.1, whole genome shotgun sequence genomic region harbors:
- the Gtf3c4 gene encoding general transcription factor 3C polypeptide 4 isoform X1, whose protein sequence is MSEADQARVGPTAEEPSLSPEEEGEGGGKEPATEAAPGPSAAFRLMVTRREPAVKLQYAVSGLEPLAWSEDHRVSVSTARSIAVLELICDVHNPGQDLVIHRTSVPAPLNSCLLKVGSKTEVAECKEKFASSKDPTISQTFMLDRMFNPEGKALPPMRGFKYTSWSPMGCDANGRCLLAALTMDNRLTVQVNLNRLQWVQLVDLTEIYGERLYETSYRLSKNEGPGGNLGDFAEFQRRHSMQTPVRMEWSGICTTQQVKHNNECLDVGSVLLAVLFENGNIAVWQFQLPFVGKESISSCNTIESGISSPSVLFWWEYEHNSRKMSGLIVGSAFGPVKILPVNLKAVKGYFTLRQPVVLWKEMDQLPVHSIKCVPLYHPYQKCSCSLVVAARGSYVFWCLLLISKAGLNVHNSHVTGLHSLPIVSMTADKQNGTVYTCSSDGKVRQLIPIFTDVALKFEHQLIKLSDVFGSVRTHGIAVSPCGAYLAIITTEGMINGLHPVNKNYQVQFVTLKTFEEAAAQLLESSVQNLFKQVDLIDLVRWKILKDKHIPQFLHEALEKKIESSGVTYFWRFKLFLLRILYQSMQKSPSEALWKPTHEDSKILLVDSPGMGDGEEEQQEEGTSKQGTKAGPQERSKEGDTEEPPEDSLTAVGDTGSREPIEEKLLEIQGKIEAVEMHLTREHMKRVLGEVYLHTWITENTSIPTRGLCNFLMSDESDDRTARVLIGHISKKMNKQTFPEHCSLCKEILPFTDRKQAVCSNGHIWLRCFLTYQSCQSLIYRRCLLHDSIARHPAPEDPDWIKKLLQSPCPFCDSPVF, encoded by the exons ATGAGCGAGGCGGACCAGGCCCGGGTGGGGCCCACGGCTGAAGAGCCCTCGCTGTCCCCAGAGGAGGAGGGCGAAGGGGGCGGGAAGGAGCCGGCGACCGAAGCGGCCCCCGGGCCCAGCGCCGCGTTCCGCCTCATGGTGACTCGGCGGGAGCCAGCCGTGAAGCTGCAGTACGCGGTGAGCGGCTTGGAGCCACTAGCCTGGTCTGAGGACCACCGGGTGTCAGTGTCCACGGCCCGCAGCATCGCCGTGTTGGAGCTTATCTGCGATGTGCACAACCCAGGCCAGGACCTGGTGATCCACCGCACCTCGGTGCCCGCACCCCTCAACAGCTGCCTCCTCAAA GTTGGCTCGAAAACAGAAGTTGCTGAGTGCAAGGAGAAGTTTGCTTCCTCAAAAGACCCCACCATCAGCCAGACTTTCATGTTGGACAGGATGTTCAACCCTGAGGGGAAGGCGTTGCCCCCAATGCGGGGCTTCAAGTACACTAGCTGGTCTCCCATGGGTTGTGATGCAAATGGCAGGTGCCTCTTGGCAGCACTGACCATGGACAATCGCCTGACTGTGCAGGTGAACCTTAATAGACTGCAGTGGGTTCAGCTGGTTGATCTGACTGAGATTTACGGAGAACGTCTTTATGAGACCAGTTATAGACTCTCTAAAAATGAGGGTCCTGGGGGGAATCTTGGAGATTTTGCTGAGTTTCAGAGGAGACACAGCATGCAgaccccagtcagaatggaaTGGTCAGGCATTTGTACCACCCAGCAAGTCAAGCACAACAATGAGTGCCTGGATGTGGGTAGTGTGCTCCTGGCTGTCCTCTTTGAGAATGGGAATATAGCTGTGTGGCAATTTCAGTTGCCATTTGTGGGGAAGGAGTCCATCTCTTCATGCAACACCATTGAGTCAGGAATCAGCTCccctagtgttttgttttggtgggaaTATGAGCATAATAGTCGGAAAATGAGTGGCCTTATTGTGGGCAGTGCTTTTGGACCTGTAAAAATTCTCCCTGTCAATCTCAAAGCCGTCAAAGGCTACTTCACTTTAAGGCAGCCTGTTGTCCTGTGGAAAGAAATGGACCAATTGCCTGTCCATAGTATCAAATGTGTGCCACTTTATCATCCTTACCAGAAATGTAGCTGTAGCTTAGTAGTAGCAGCAAGAGGCTCCTATGtgttctggtgtcttcttctgaTCTCAAAGGCAGGTCTGAATGTTCATAATTCCCATGTCACAGGCCTTCATTCACTGCCCATCGTCTCCATGACTGCAGACAAGCAGAATGGAACAGTGTACACCTGTTCTAGTGATGGgaaggtgaggcagttgattccTATTTTCACAGATGTTGCATTGAAGTTTGAACACCAGCTGATTAAACTCTCAGATGTATTTGGCTCCGTGAGGACTCACGGCATTGCAGTGAGTCCCTGTGGTGCTTATCTGGCCATCATCACCACTGAGGGCATGATCAATGGCCTCCATCCTGTTAACAAGAACTACCAGGTCCAGTTTGTTACTCTCAAGACCTTTGAAGAGGCGGCTGCTCAGCTCTTGGAGTCTTCAGTTCAGAATCTCTTTAAGCAGGTGGACTTGATCGACCTAGTCCgatggaaaattttaaaagataaacacatCCCTCAGTTTTTACATGAGGCTTTGGAAAAAAAGATTGAAAGCAGTGGAGTCACCTATTTTTGGCGTTTTAAACTTTTCCTCCTAAGGATTTTGTATCAGTCAATGCAGAAATCCCCTTCAGAGGCCTTATGGAAACCTACCCATGAGGACTCAAAAATCTTATTGGTTGACTCACCTGGGATGGGTGATGGTGAGGAAGAACAGCAAGAAGAAGGCACTTCCAAGCAGGGGACCAAGGCTGGCCCGCAGGAGAGGAGCAAAGAGGGTGACACAGAGGAGCCCCCTGAAGACTCACTCACTGCCGTGGGAGACACTGGAAGCCGTGAACCCATAGAGGAAAAGCTCCTTGAGATCCAAGGGAAGATTGAGGCTGTAGAGATGCACCTGACCAGGGAGCACATGAAGCGGGTCCTCGGAGAAGTGTACCTGCACACCTGGATCACAGAGAACACCAGCATACCCACCAGGGGGCTCTGTAACTTTTTGATGTCTGATGAATCCGATGATAGAACAGCACGG GTCCTGATTGGACATATCTCCAAGAAGATGAATAAGCAGACCTTCCCCGAGCACTGCAGTCTGTGTAAGGAGATCTTGCCGTTCACGGATCGCAAGCAGGCTGTTTGCTCCAATGGGCACATCTGGCTCCG GTGCTTTCTAACCTACCAGTCCTGCCAGAGCTTGATATACCGAAGGTGTTTGCTCCATGACAGCATTGCCCGGCACCCTGCTCCAGAAG ATCCCGACTGGATTAAGAAGTTGCTACAGAGCCCTTGCCCTTtctgtgattctcctgtcttctgA
- the Gtf3c4 gene encoding general transcription factor 3C polypeptide 4 isoform X2 — MSEADQARVGPTAEEPSLSPEEEGEGGGKEPATEAAPGPSAAFRLMVTRREPAVKLQYAVSGLEPLAWSEDHRVSVSTARSIAVLELICDVHNPGQDLVIHRTSVPAPLNSCLLKVGSKTEVAECKEKFASSKDPTISQTFMLDRMFNPEGKALPPMRGFKYTSWSPMGCDANGRCLLAALTMDNRLTVQVNLNRLQWVQLVDLTEIYGERLYETSYRLSKNEGPGGNLGDFAEFQRRHSMQTPVRMEWSGICTTQQVKHNNECLDVGSVLLAVLFENGNIAVWQFQLPFVGKESISSCNTIESGISSPSVLFWWEYEHNSRKMSGLIVGSAFGPVKILPVNLKAVKGYFTLRQPVVLWKEMDQLPVHSIKCVPLYHPYQKCSCSLVVAARGSYVFWCLLLISKAGLNVHNSHVTGLHSLPIVSMTADKQNGTVYTCSSDGKVRQLIPIFTDVALKFEHQLIKLSDVFGSVRTHGIAVSPCGAYLAIITTEGMINGLHPVNKNYQVQFVTLKTFEEAAAQLLESSVQNLFKQVDLIDLVRWKILKDKHIPQFLHEALEKKIESSGVTYFWRFKLFLLRILYQSMQKSPSEALWKPTHEDSKILLVDSPGMGDGEEEQQEEGTSKQGTKAGPQERSKEGDTEEPPEDSLTAVGDTGSREPIEEKLLEIQGKIEAVEMHLTREHMKRVLGEVYLHTWITENTSIPTRGLCNFLMSDESDDRTARVLIGHISKKMNKQTFPEHCSLCKEILPFTDRKQAVCSNGHIWLRSRLD; from the exons ATGAGCGAGGCGGACCAGGCCCGGGTGGGGCCCACGGCTGAAGAGCCCTCGCTGTCCCCAGAGGAGGAGGGCGAAGGGGGCGGGAAGGAGCCGGCGACCGAAGCGGCCCCCGGGCCCAGCGCCGCGTTCCGCCTCATGGTGACTCGGCGGGAGCCAGCCGTGAAGCTGCAGTACGCGGTGAGCGGCTTGGAGCCACTAGCCTGGTCTGAGGACCACCGGGTGTCAGTGTCCACGGCCCGCAGCATCGCCGTGTTGGAGCTTATCTGCGATGTGCACAACCCAGGCCAGGACCTGGTGATCCACCGCACCTCGGTGCCCGCACCCCTCAACAGCTGCCTCCTCAAA GTTGGCTCGAAAACAGAAGTTGCTGAGTGCAAGGAGAAGTTTGCTTCCTCAAAAGACCCCACCATCAGCCAGACTTTCATGTTGGACAGGATGTTCAACCCTGAGGGGAAGGCGTTGCCCCCAATGCGGGGCTTCAAGTACACTAGCTGGTCTCCCATGGGTTGTGATGCAAATGGCAGGTGCCTCTTGGCAGCACTGACCATGGACAATCGCCTGACTGTGCAGGTGAACCTTAATAGACTGCAGTGGGTTCAGCTGGTTGATCTGACTGAGATTTACGGAGAACGTCTTTATGAGACCAGTTATAGACTCTCTAAAAATGAGGGTCCTGGGGGGAATCTTGGAGATTTTGCTGAGTTTCAGAGGAGACACAGCATGCAgaccccagtcagaatggaaTGGTCAGGCATTTGTACCACCCAGCAAGTCAAGCACAACAATGAGTGCCTGGATGTGGGTAGTGTGCTCCTGGCTGTCCTCTTTGAGAATGGGAATATAGCTGTGTGGCAATTTCAGTTGCCATTTGTGGGGAAGGAGTCCATCTCTTCATGCAACACCATTGAGTCAGGAATCAGCTCccctagtgttttgttttggtgggaaTATGAGCATAATAGTCGGAAAATGAGTGGCCTTATTGTGGGCAGTGCTTTTGGACCTGTAAAAATTCTCCCTGTCAATCTCAAAGCCGTCAAAGGCTACTTCACTTTAAGGCAGCCTGTTGTCCTGTGGAAAGAAATGGACCAATTGCCTGTCCATAGTATCAAATGTGTGCCACTTTATCATCCTTACCAGAAATGTAGCTGTAGCTTAGTAGTAGCAGCAAGAGGCTCCTATGtgttctggtgtcttcttctgaTCTCAAAGGCAGGTCTGAATGTTCATAATTCCCATGTCACAGGCCTTCATTCACTGCCCATCGTCTCCATGACTGCAGACAAGCAGAATGGAACAGTGTACACCTGTTCTAGTGATGGgaaggtgaggcagttgattccTATTTTCACAGATGTTGCATTGAAGTTTGAACACCAGCTGATTAAACTCTCAGATGTATTTGGCTCCGTGAGGACTCACGGCATTGCAGTGAGTCCCTGTGGTGCTTATCTGGCCATCATCACCACTGAGGGCATGATCAATGGCCTCCATCCTGTTAACAAGAACTACCAGGTCCAGTTTGTTACTCTCAAGACCTTTGAAGAGGCGGCTGCTCAGCTCTTGGAGTCTTCAGTTCAGAATCTCTTTAAGCAGGTGGACTTGATCGACCTAGTCCgatggaaaattttaaaagataaacacatCCCTCAGTTTTTACATGAGGCTTTGGAAAAAAAGATTGAAAGCAGTGGAGTCACCTATTTTTGGCGTTTTAAACTTTTCCTCCTAAGGATTTTGTATCAGTCAATGCAGAAATCCCCTTCAGAGGCCTTATGGAAACCTACCCATGAGGACTCAAAAATCTTATTGGTTGACTCACCTGGGATGGGTGATGGTGAGGAAGAACAGCAAGAAGAAGGCACTTCCAAGCAGGGGACCAAGGCTGGCCCGCAGGAGAGGAGCAAAGAGGGTGACACAGAGGAGCCCCCTGAAGACTCACTCACTGCCGTGGGAGACACTGGAAGCCGTGAACCCATAGAGGAAAAGCTCCTTGAGATCCAAGGGAAGATTGAGGCTGTAGAGATGCACCTGACCAGGGAGCACATGAAGCGGGTCCTCGGAGAAGTGTACCTGCACACCTGGATCACAGAGAACACCAGCATACCCACCAGGGGGCTCTGTAACTTTTTGATGTCTGATGAATCCGATGATAGAACAGCACGG GTCCTGATTGGACATATCTCCAAGAAGATGAATAAGCAGACCTTCCCCGAGCACTGCAGTCTGTGTAAGGAGATCTTGCCGTTCACGGATCGCAAGCAGGCTGTTTGCTCCAATGGGCACATCTGGCTCCG ATCCCGACTGGATTAA